In one window of Streptomyces sp. NBC_01224 DNA:
- a CDS encoding response regulator transcription factor has protein sequence MGVRLMVVDDHRLLAEALASALKLRGHRVLAAAAPTSGAAELVVSRAPEVCLFGTAAPAEPGAFDPIVRIRRERPQVAVVVLGPVPSPRGIAAAFAAGAAGYVRHDERMEGVERAMVKARAGEAAVAPQLLQGAFADLLNPVAAPDDEGQRLLQMLTPREVEVLIRVAEGEDTRLIAAGMRIASSTARTHVQRVLMKLGVGSRLEAAALAARTGLLDRAVPLDKQGPGGIG, from the coding sequence ATGGGCGTGCGGCTCATGGTGGTCGATGATCACCGACTGCTCGCCGAGGCGCTCGCCTCGGCGTTGAAACTGCGGGGCCACCGGGTGCTCGCGGCGGCCGCGCCGACTTCGGGGGCGGCGGAACTGGTGGTCAGCAGGGCGCCGGAGGTCTGCTTGTTCGGCACCGCGGCACCTGCCGAACCCGGCGCCTTCGACCCGATCGTACGGATCCGGCGCGAGCGCCCTCAGGTGGCCGTGGTGGTGCTCGGGCCCGTGCCCAGCCCGCGCGGGATCGCGGCGGCTTTCGCGGCAGGCGCCGCGGGATATGTCCGGCACGACGAGCGCATGGAGGGCGTCGAACGGGCGATGGTCAAGGCGCGAGCCGGAGAGGCCGCGGTGGCGCCGCAACTGCTCCAGGGCGCCTTCGCCGATCTGCTGAATCCGGTCGCGGCGCCGGACGACGAGGGGCAGCGGCTGCTGCAGATGCTCACCCCGCGCGAGGTCGAGGTCCTGATCCGGGTCGCCGAGGGTGAGGACACCCGGCTGATCGCGGCCGGGATGCGGATCGCGTCGAGCACCGCGCGTACACATGTGCAGCGGGTGCTGATGAAGCTGGGTGTCGGCTCCCGGCTGGAGGCCGCGGCGCTCGCGGCCCGCACGGGACTGCTGGACCGGGCGGTGCCGCTGGACAAGCAGGGGCCCGGCGGCATCGGGTGA
- a CDS encoding outer membrane protein assembly factor BamB family protein has protein sequence MTQPPQPPNDPPQGGFGAPQDPPPGGFGAPTPPPADPFGKQPATPPAGGFGAPQTPPPAGPPQQPGPGYGYPQGQPPQPGYGYPQGQPPQPGYGYPQSPVPGQPQQGYGFPQGLPPGQPPQQGYGYPTTPMQQPHPPQQNGNGGKKFTTRMQIIVAASVAVVLIVATGIWFSSSGGDDGKKGKASQSSGGTTEDKGGGQGGAADGAGKEKAPADPKSRVVFQLPEPKVDEVTKVNGSWLTDKAYVKTGLNEIVGYDAAKGTKLWSIPLAGQVCAASPHMSKDYKTAIAFEEAKPTKARKYQPCNQIGAIDLNTGKLMWSKSVTAATSGDQPLRYSGVTLSGTTVAAAGTEGGAAFDLNTGAERWKPKVSADGCYDAGYAGGEALAVVRSCGTYDDPQLVIQALNPTTGAPLSSYKMPPGVDYASIVSTKPLVVAADVGDTAGDGSGISDFFSIDASTGKLLTRIAADGEKYAARCESTEVESCRKLAVGNNRIYVPTEDHEGTGEYGDTNEIVSFDLTTGKPTSDRADAGERYTMFPVRMDGGDIIAYKAPPYDKGGQIVSIDGSTFKQTVLMENPSEKSVHDAETSFTGDYSEMLYSGGRLCISQTMISKGGGASLTDKEYLAVSFGTS, from the coding sequence ATGACGCAGCCCCCACAGCCGCCCAACGACCCGCCCCAGGGCGGATTCGGTGCCCCGCAGGACCCCCCGCCGGGCGGGTTCGGCGCACCGACCCCGCCGCCCGCCGACCCGTTCGGCAAGCAGCCGGCCACCCCGCCCGCGGGCGGATTCGGTGCCCCGCAGACTCCTCCGCCCGCGGGCCCGCCGCAGCAGCCGGGCCCGGGTTACGGCTATCCGCAGGGTCAGCCCCCGCAGCCCGGTTACGGCTACCCGCAGGGTCAGCCCCCGCAGCCCGGTTACGGCTACCCGCAGTCGCCCGTGCCCGGCCAGCCGCAGCAGGGTTACGGATTCCCGCAGGGCCTGCCGCCCGGCCAGCCGCCGCAGCAGGGGTACGGCTACCCGACCACCCCGATGCAGCAGCCGCACCCGCCGCAGCAGAACGGGAACGGGGGCAAGAAGTTCACCACCCGGATGCAGATCATCGTCGCCGCGTCGGTCGCCGTCGTGCTGATAGTCGCCACGGGCATCTGGTTCTCCTCCAGCGGTGGTGACGACGGCAAGAAGGGCAAGGCGTCCCAGTCCAGCGGCGGCACCACCGAGGACAAGGGCGGCGGTCAGGGCGGCGCTGCCGATGGCGCCGGCAAGGAGAAGGCACCGGCGGACCCCAAGTCCAGGGTTGTGTTCCAGTTGCCGGAACCGAAGGTCGATGAAGTCACCAAGGTCAACGGTTCCTGGCTGACCGACAAGGCGTATGTGAAGACCGGCCTGAACGAGATCGTCGGCTACGACGCGGCCAAGGGCACCAAGCTGTGGTCCATCCCGCTGGCGGGCCAGGTCTGCGCCGCCTCCCCGCACATGTCCAAGGACTACAAGACGGCCATCGCCTTCGAGGAGGCCAAGCCGACCAAGGCCAGGAAGTACCAGCCGTGCAACCAGATCGGTGCGATCGACCTGAACACCGGCAAGCTGATGTGGAGCAAGTCGGTGACCGCCGCCACCAGCGGTGACCAGCCGCTCAGGTACAGCGGGGTCACGCTCAGCGGCACCACGGTCGCCGCGGCCGGCACCGAGGGCGGCGCGGCGTTCGACCTGAACACCGGCGCCGAGCGCTGGAAGCCCAAGGTCTCCGCCGACGGCTGCTACGACGCGGGCTACGCCGGTGGCGAGGCGCTCGCCGTCGTCCGCAGCTGCGGTACGTACGACGACCCGCAGCTCGTCATCCAGGCGCTGAACCCGACCACCGGCGCCCCGCTCTCCTCCTACAAGATGCCGCCCGGTGTCGACTACGCGAGCATCGTCTCCACCAAGCCGCTGGTCGTCGCGGCCGACGTCGGCGACACCGCCGGTGACGGCAGCGGCATCTCGGACTTCTTCTCGATCGACGCCTCCACCGGCAAACTGCTCACCAGGATCGCGGCGGACGGCGAGAAGTACGCCGCGCGCTGCGAATCCACCGAGGTCGAGAGCTGCCGGAAACTGGCCGTCGGCAACAACCGCATCTACGTGCCGACCGAGGACCACGAGGGCACCGGCGAGTACGGCGACACCAACGAGATCGTCTCCTTCGACCTCACCACGGGCAAGCCGACCAGTGACCGGGCCGATGCGGGCGAGCGCTACACGATGTTCCCGGTCCGCATGGACGGCGGCGACATCATCGCGTACAAGGCGCCCCCGTACGACAAGGGCGGCCAGATAGTCTCCATCGACGGCTCCACCTTCAAACAGACGGTGCTGATGGAGAACCCGAGCGAGAAGTCCGTCCACGACGCCGAGACCAGCTTTACCGGAGACTACTCCGAGATGCTCTACTCCGGTGGCCGGCTGTGCATCTCCCAGACGATGATCAGCAAGGGGGGCGGGGCCTCGCTGACCGACAAGGAGTACCTCGCCGTCTCTTTCGGCACCAGCTGA
- a CDS encoding outer membrane protein assembly factor BamB family protein: MTQPPSQQPPQGGFGAPQEPPQGSPQPPQGPPPSGPPQTPPPAQPPQAPPAQQAPPPGYGYPQTPGQAPGQAPGYGYPQQPGPYNQQQPGPYAQQPGPYNQQPGPYGQQPGPYGQQPGPYNQQPGPYGQPTQPGYGYPQQYPGAPASGGPVGQGGGNSPKRKPALIVGAAAVALLLIGGGIYIATRGSDGDKKPVAEKSGDAKPSSSPSVNEGNGNGDGREVDDDLNAGRKEGEAKVLWLQKNDIDLPGNGSDVYGPWVVGDTVVKGMYRAISGYSVADGKQKWTLKLPADLCAAPSQPTTDGKIVIGVENGTTDKADCADLQMIDLNTGKAGWKKSIKQNGVWDLMANISLAISGDTVAVGRTGNSNAFRVSDGKELFGNQPGDCQPFAFAGGPKLIAASSCRTDDVGNPQHQIQELDPVTGKPRWTYRPKRGWEIDRVYSVSPLVTSLKKDKEWSVLSLKENGSLRSGLVSDKGDKFATDCGNVFAIFGNSLDGCTGVAADANTFYMSTAPDSSGITDTNKVVAFNLNTGRSKWKAAAPAGRTVKPLRMEGGNVLLYVKAGYNKGGGIATLAPTGGTPQMVLRHPVSTAQIESSFYNPKIVYADGRSFIASGRISASNDKEELEMKTMMAFGN, translated from the coding sequence ATGACCCAGCCGCCCAGCCAGCAACCGCCGCAGGGAGGCTTCGGCGCACCGCAGGAGCCGCCGCAGGGGAGTCCTCAGCCGCCTCAGGGTCCGCCGCCGAGTGGTCCGCCGCAGACCCCGCCGCCCGCGCAGCCGCCCCAGGCGCCGCCCGCGCAGCAGGCCCCGCCGCCCGGCTACGGCTACCCGCAGACGCCCGGTCAGGCGCCGGGCCAGGCCCCCGGTTACGGCTACCCCCAGCAGCCCGGCCCGTACAACCAGCAGCAGCCGGGCCCGTATGCCCAGCAGCCCGGTCCGTACAACCAGCAGCCGGGTCCGTACGGGCAGCAGCCGGGTCCGTACGGGCAGCAGCCCGGTCCGTACAACCAGCAGCCCGGTCCGTACGGTCAGCCGACGCAGCCCGGTTACGGCTACCCGCAGCAGTACCCCGGCGCACCGGCCTCCGGCGGCCCCGTTGGTCAGGGCGGCGGCAACTCCCCCAAGCGCAAGCCCGCGTTGATAGTCGGCGCCGCGGCCGTCGCGCTCCTGCTGATCGGCGGCGGCATCTACATCGCCACGCGCGGGAGCGACGGCGACAAGAAGCCCGTCGCGGAGAAGAGCGGCGACGCCAAGCCGAGCAGTTCGCCCTCCGTCAACGAGGGCAACGGCAACGGCGACGGCCGCGAGGTCGATGACGACCTCAACGCCGGGCGCAAGGAGGGCGAGGCGAAGGTTCTCTGGCTGCAGAAGAACGACATCGACCTGCCGGGCAACGGCTCGGACGTGTACGGCCCCTGGGTCGTCGGTGACACCGTCGTCAAGGGCATGTACCGTGCCATCTCCGGCTACTCCGTGGCCGACGGCAAGCAGAAGTGGACGCTGAAGCTGCCCGCCGACCTGTGCGCGGCGCCGTCGCAGCCCACCACCGACGGCAAGATCGTCATCGGGGTCGAGAACGGCACCACCGACAAGGCCGACTGCGCGGACCTCCAGATGATCGACCTCAACACCGGCAAGGCCGGCTGGAAGAAGTCGATCAAACAGAACGGCGTCTGGGACCTGATGGCGAACATCTCGCTGGCCATCAGCGGCGACACCGTGGCGGTCGGGCGCACCGGCAACTCCAACGCCTTCCGGGTCAGTGACGGCAAGGAGCTGTTCGGCAACCAGCCCGGCGACTGCCAGCCGTTCGCCTTCGCGGGCGGCCCCAAGCTGATCGCCGCCTCCAGCTGCCGCACCGATGACGTCGGCAATCCCCAGCATCAGATCCAGGAGCTCGACCCGGTCACGGGGAAGCCCCGGTGGACGTACCGGCCCAAGCGCGGATGGGAGATCGACCGGGTCTACTCGGTGAGCCCGCTGGTGACCTCCCTGAAGAAGGACAAGGAGTGGAGCGTCCTCTCCCTCAAGGAGAACGGCTCGCTCCGCTCCGGACTCGTCAGTGACAAGGGCGACAAGTTCGCGACGGACTGCGGCAACGTTTTCGCCATCTTCGGCAACTCCCTGGACGGTTGCACCGGCGTCGCCGCCGACGCCAACACGTTCTACATGTCGACCGCGCCGGACTCCAGCGGCATCACCGATACGAACAAGGTCGTGGCGTTCAACCTGAACACCGGCCGGTCCAAGTGGAAGGCCGCGGCTCCGGCCGGGCGCACGGTGAAGCCATTGCGCATGGAGGGCGGCAATGTGCTGCTCTACGTGAAGGCCGGGTACAACAAGGGCGGCGGGATCGCCACCCTCGCACCGACCGGTGGCACGCCGCAGATGGTGCTGCGGCACCCGGTGTCGACGGCCCAGATCGAGAGCTCCTTCTACAACCCGAAGATCGTCTACGCGGACGGCCGTTCCTTCATCGCGAGCGGACGGATCAGCGCGAGCAACGACAAGGAAGAGCTGGAGATGAAGACCATGATGGCCTTCGGTAACTGA
- a CDS encoding sodium:solute symporter family protein: MHYLAEGLRLPTNGLDYTILAIYFVVVLGIGFAARASVKTSLDFFLSGRSLPAWVTGLAFVAANLGATEILGMAATGAQYGVAVVHWYWIGAIPAMVFLGLVMMPFYYRSKVRSVPEFLLQRFDKSAHLLSSVLFAFAAILIAGVNLYALSIVVEALLGWPQWVAIVVAGLFVLIYITIGGLSSAIYNEVLQFFVILAALIPLTLLGLKRVGGWDGLTGSLEKSHGSDFLSAWGGTGIGDANPLGANWLTIILGLGFVLSFGYWTTNFAEVQRALSAKNLSAAQRTPLIAAFPKIFIVFLVMIPGLVAAVLVPKIGTPGSDLTYNDAIPLLMQELLPNGVLGIAVTGLLAAFMAGMAANVSSFNTVFTTDIWARYVKKDQPDAYYLRFGRLITAIGVLASIGTAFIAASFSNIMSYLQTLFSFFNVPMFVVFIIGMFWKRASMKSGVWGLVAGTTAAMVNYFVIYKQGIIDIPTDQGANFVSAIVGFVAGAVVMVAVTLFTAPKPEAELAGLVYGTESPDAEEAPAEGDSAWYRKPALLGWGAIVLAALCYVPYSF; the protein is encoded by the coding sequence ATGCACTACCTGGCCGAAGGGCTTCGGCTCCCCACGAACGGGCTCGACTACACGATCCTGGCGATCTACTTCGTCGTCGTCCTCGGCATAGGTTTTGCCGCACGGGCGAGCGTGAAGACGAGCCTCGACTTCTTTCTCTCCGGGCGGTCACTCCCCGCCTGGGTGACCGGGCTCGCCTTCGTCGCGGCCAACCTCGGTGCCACCGAGATCCTCGGCATGGCAGCGACCGGCGCGCAGTACGGTGTCGCGGTCGTGCACTGGTACTGGATCGGTGCCATCCCGGCCATGGTCTTCCTGGGCCTGGTGATGATGCCGTTCTACTACCGGTCGAAGGTCCGGTCCGTACCGGAGTTCCTGCTCCAGCGCTTCGACAAGTCGGCGCACCTGCTGAGCTCCGTACTCTTCGCCTTCGCGGCGATCCTGATCGCGGGCGTCAACCTCTACGCGCTGTCGATCGTCGTCGAGGCGCTGCTCGGGTGGCCGCAGTGGGTCGCCATCGTGGTCGCGGGCCTCTTCGTCCTGATCTACATCACCATCGGCGGTCTCTCCTCGGCGATCTACAACGAGGTGCTGCAGTTCTTCGTCATCCTCGCCGCGCTGATCCCGCTGACCCTGCTGGGTCTCAAGCGCGTCGGCGGCTGGGACGGCCTGACCGGTTCACTGGAGAAGAGCCACGGCTCCGACTTCCTCTCCGCCTGGGGCGGCACCGGCATCGGTGACGCCAACCCGCTCGGCGCCAACTGGCTGACGATCATCCTCGGCCTCGGCTTCGTGCTCTCCTTCGGCTACTGGACGACCAACTTCGCCGAGGTGCAGCGCGCCCTGTCCGCGAAGAACCTCTCCGCCGCCCAGCGCACCCCGCTGATCGCCGCGTTCCCGAAGATCTTCATCGTCTTCCTGGTGATGATCCCGGGCCTGGTGGCCGCCGTTCTCGTACCGAAGATCGGTACCCCCGGCTCCGACCTGACCTACAACGACGCGATCCCGCTGCTGATGCAGGAGCTGCTGCCCAACGGTGTGCTCGGCATCGCGGTGACCGGTCTGCTGGCCGCGTTCATGGCCGGCATGGCGGCGAACGTGTCGTCGTTCAACACGGTGTTCACCACCGACATCTGGGCCCGTTATGTGAAGAAGGACCAGCCGGATGCGTACTACCTGCGCTTCGGCCGGCTGATCACGGCGATCGGGGTGCTGGCCTCCATCGGCACGGCCTTCATCGCCGCCAGCTTCTCCAACATCATGAGCTACCTCCAGACGCTGTTCTCCTTCTTCAACGTCCCGATGTTCGTGGTCTTCATCATCGGCATGTTCTGGAAGCGGGCCTCGATGAAGTCCGGTGTCTGGGGTCTGGTCGCGGGCACCACCGCCGCGATGGTCAACTACTTCGTGATCTACAAGCAGGGGATCATCGACATCCCCACCGACCAGGGCGCCAACTTCGTCTCCGCGATCGTCGGTTTCGTCGCCGGTGCGGTGGTCATGGTCGCCGTCACGCTCTTCACGGCCCCGAAGCCCGAGGCCGAACTGGCGGGTCTGGTCTACGGAACCGAGTCCCCGGACGCCGAGGAGGCACCGGCCGAGGGCGACAGCGCCTGGTACCGCAAGCCGGCCCTGCTGGGCTGGGGCGCGATCGTCCTCGCCGCCCTGTGCTACGTCCCGTACTCGTTCTGA
- a CDS encoding outer membrane protein assembly factor BamB family protein, which produces MPPPVQAAGPYGAPAQPGPYGAPAQPGPYGVQQPGPYDAPTQPGPYGYPGQPQPGYGYPQQQQQPPQQPPQPGGGGFFRGRRGTVIGAVLAVVLLAGSGIWLATSRGDDESNPTAKASADPGPSSTGGGGDGKAKDQDQDQDTHDLRAEADALNAKRSPGEAKVLWLQEGGVDVPRNGSDVYGPWIVGDTIVKAMLHTLSGYSVTDGRQKWSLRMPSNLCAAPSQATADGKIVLGIESGHGDQAFCDALQMVDLTTGKAGWHKTYERQGAWDGLSHVAMAINGDTVTVGRTTRTDAFRVSDGKVLWGELPGNCQPFGIASGPVAIAATSCQTAADDHKEQQVQRIDPVTGKVQWTYKVKKGWQVAQFYSASPPVVSLKQDDKWAILVLNENGTYRSQLVGGTEDYVTECDEDLLTDGRSLDNCLGVTADDRAVYLATKPDPAARRPANKVVAFDLNTGRTKWKAAAPAGQTMMPMRVEGGRLLMYVAAEKNKGGGIASLPPTGGTPQMVLRHPAAAAAVERDFSLSRVAYANGRCFLVQARISGIDDEAEKSMRSIVGFGS; this is translated from the coding sequence GTGCCGCCGCCCGTTCAGGCCGCGGGACCGTACGGTGCGCCTGCGCAGCCGGGCCCGTACGGCGCACCCGCGCAGCCGGGGCCGTACGGCGTCCAGCAGCCCGGTCCGTACGACGCACCCACGCAGCCCGGTCCATACGGGTATCCAGGGCAGCCGCAGCCCGGATACGGCTACCCGCAGCAGCAGCAGCAGCCGCCGCAGCAGCCTCCGCAGCCCGGTGGCGGAGGCTTCTTCCGGGGCAGGCGCGGGACGGTCATCGGTGCCGTGCTGGCAGTGGTGTTGCTGGCCGGCAGTGGCATCTGGCTCGCCACGAGCAGGGGCGACGACGAGTCGAATCCCACGGCGAAGGCGAGTGCCGATCCCGGGCCGAGTTCCACAGGCGGCGGGGGCGACGGCAAGGCCAAGGACCAGGACCAGGACCAGGACACGCACGACCTCCGTGCCGAGGCCGACGCGCTCAACGCCAAGCGCAGTCCGGGCGAGGCGAAGGTCCTCTGGCTCCAGGAGGGCGGCGTCGATGTGCCGCGCAACGGCTCGGACGTGTACGGCCCCTGGATCGTCGGCGACACCATCGTCAAGGCCATGTTGCACACGCTCTCCGGTTACTCGGTCACCGACGGCCGCCAGAAGTGGAGCCTTCGCATGCCGTCGAATCTGTGCGCGGCGCCCTCGCAGGCCACCGCCGACGGCAAGATCGTCCTCGGGATCGAGTCCGGCCACGGGGACCAGGCGTTCTGCGACGCGCTCCAGATGGTCGACCTCACGACCGGCAAGGCCGGCTGGCACAAGACCTACGAACGCCAGGGCGCCTGGGACGGGCTCTCCCACGTCGCGATGGCGATCAACGGCGACACCGTGACCGTGGGGCGCACCACCAGGACGGATGCCTTCCGGGTCAGTGACGGCAAGGTGCTCTGGGGCGAACTGCCGGGGAACTGCCAGCCGTTCGGCATTGCGAGCGGCCCCGTGGCGATCGCCGCCACCAGCTGTCAGACGGCGGCCGACGACCACAAGGAACAGCAGGTGCAGCGGATCGACCCGGTCACCGGCAAGGTCCAGTGGACGTACAAGGTCAAGAAGGGCTGGCAGGTCGCGCAGTTCTACTCGGCGAGCCCACCGGTCGTCTCGCTGAAGCAGGACGACAAGTGGGCCATCCTCGTGCTCAACGAGAACGGTACCTACCGCTCTCAACTGGTCGGTGGCACCGAGGACTACGTGACGGAGTGCGACGAAGACCTCCTCACCGACGGCAGGAGTCTCGACAACTGCCTCGGCGTGACGGCCGACGACCGGGCGGTCTACCTGGCGACGAAGCCCGACCCGGCGGCTCGCCGTCCCGCCAACAAGGTCGTGGCCTTCGACCTGAACACCGGTCGGACCAAGTGGAAGGCTGCGGCGCCGGCCGGTCAGACCATGATGCCGATGCGGGTGGAGGGCGGCAGGCTGCTGATGTATGTGGCGGCGGAGAAGAACAAGGGCGGCGGTATCGCGTCCCTCCCGCCGACGGGTGGTACGCCGCAGATGGTGCTGCGGCACCCGGCGGCGGCCGCCGCGGTCGAAAGGGACTTCTCTCTTTCCCGGGTCGCCTATGCGAACGGGCGCTGTTTCCTTGTGCAGGCGAGGATCAGTGGGATCGACGACGAGGCGGAGAAGTCGATGAGGTCGATCGTGGGCTTCGGCAGCTGA
- a CDS encoding lipoprotein produces the protein MAPAALLATLVLAGCSSASQDAGAVAEKPAGGKPSQKAGAAGKTAAEGGTVGGSGSACPLPVTFDLAASWKPKAVSVDPDSELGAALGVQGRLTMVCEIDAKPAGNIGYLRVWQGEKSGRTPRQVLEAFIADEDGAGKITYTGTGAGDMPATEADYTVSSELLDEPKKERAFAVSTPDGPVVVHLGGLDSREHEAMLPAYELAKKSVRLG, from the coding sequence ATGGCCCCGGCGGCACTGCTGGCGACGCTTGTGCTGGCGGGCTGTTCGTCGGCGTCGCAGGATGCGGGGGCCGTGGCCGAGAAGCCGGCCGGCGGGAAGCCGTCGCAGAAGGCCGGGGCGGCCGGGAAGACCGCCGCCGAGGGGGGCACGGTCGGCGGCTCCGGCTCGGCCTGCCCGCTGCCCGTCACCTTCGACCTCGCGGCGTCCTGGAAGCCGAAGGCCGTCAGCGTCGATCCGGACTCCGAGCTCGGTGCCGCACTGGGCGTGCAGGGCCGGCTCACCATGGTCTGCGAGATCGATGCGAAGCCGGCGGGGAACATCGGGTATCTGCGGGTGTGGCAGGGCGAGAAATCCGGCCGCACCCCGCGCCAGGTCCTGGAGGCGTTCATCGCCGACGAGGACGGCGCCGGAAAGATCACGTACACCGGGACCGGGGCCGGTGACATGCCCGCGACCGAGGCCGACTACACGGTCAGCAGCGAGCTTCTGGACGAGCCCAAGAAAGAGCGGGCCTTCGCCGTCTCCACCCCGGACGGTCCTGTCGTGGTCCATCTGGGCGGGCTGGACTCGCGGGAGCACGAGGCGATGCTCCCGGCGTACGAGCTGGCGAAGAAGAGCGTGCGGCTCGGCTGA
- a CDS encoding ABC-F family ATP-binding cassette domain-containing protein, which translates to MAVNLVNVEQVSKVYGTRALLDGVSLGVSEGDRIGVVGRNGDGKTTLIRMLARLEEADSGRVTHSGGLRLGVLTQHDSLDPEATIRHEVIGDLADHEWAGSAKIRDVLTGLFGGLALPGFEHGLDTVIAPLSGGERRRIALAKLLIAEQDLIVLDEPTNHLDVEGISWLAGHLRARRSALVCVTHDRWFLDQVCTRMWDVQRGTVHEYEGGYSDYVFARAERERIAATEESKRQNLMRKELAWLRRGAPARTSKPRYRIEAANELIADVPPPRDTSELMKFANARLGKTVFDLEDVTVQAGPKTLLTHLTWQLGPGDRIGLVGVNGAGKTSLLRALAEAARTQGDAQPAAGKVVVGKTVKLAYLSQEVHELNPNLRVLEAVQQVRDRVDLGKGREMTAGQLCEQFGFSKEKQWTPVGDLSGGERRRLQILRLLMDEPNVLFLDEPTNDLDIETLTQLEDLLDGWPGTMIVISHDRFFIERTTDRVMALLGDRTLRMLPRGIDEYLERRQRMEEAATPSAAPAAAKEKAASAASVSPQAARAAKKELQKVERQLDKMSTRETALHAQIAENATDFEKVAKLDAELRELVAERDELEMRWLELAEDA; encoded by the coding sequence ATGGCCGTCAATCTGGTCAATGTCGAGCAGGTCAGCAAGGTGTACGGCACCCGTGCCCTGCTCGATGGTGTGTCCCTCGGTGTGTCCGAGGGGGACCGGATCGGTGTCGTGGGCCGTAACGGCGACGGCAAGACGACCCTCATCCGGATGCTCGCCAGGCTGGAGGAGGCGGACAGCGGCCGCGTCACCCACAGCGGCGGGCTGCGCCTCGGCGTCCTCACCCAGCACGACTCGCTCGACCCCGAGGCGACCATCCGCCACGAGGTGATCGGCGACCTTGCCGACCACGAGTGGGCGGGCAGCGCAAAGATCCGCGATGTGCTCACCGGACTCTTCGGCGGGCTCGCCCTGCCGGGCTTCGAGCACGGCCTGGACACCGTCATCGCCCCGCTCTCCGGCGGCGAGCGGCGCCGGATCGCGCTGGCAAAGCTGCTCATCGCCGAGCAGGACCTGATCGTCCTCGACGAGCCGACCAACCACCTCGACGTCGAGGGCATCTCCTGGCTGGCCGGCCATCTGCGGGCACGCCGCTCGGCGCTCGTCTGCGTCACCCACGACCGCTGGTTCCTCGACCAGGTCTGTACGCGCATGTGGGACGTCCAGCGCGGCACGGTCCATGAGTACGAGGGCGGCTACAGCGACTACGTCTTCGCGCGGGCCGAGCGGGAGCGCATCGCCGCGACCGAGGAGTCCAAGCGGCAGAACCTGATGCGCAAGGAGCTGGCCTGGCTGCGCCGCGGTGCCCCCGCCCGTACCTCCAAGCCGCGCTACCGCATCGAGGCGGCCAATGAACTGATCGCCGATGTGCCGCCGCCGCGCGACACCAGCGAGCTGATGAAGTTCGCCAACGCCCGGCTCGGCAAGACCGTCTTCGACCTGGAGGACGTGACCGTCCAGGCAGGCCCCAAGACGCTGCTCACCCACCTCACCTGGCAGCTCGGCCCCGGCGACCGGATCGGCCTGGTCGGGGTCAACGGCGCGGGCAAGACCTCGCTGCTGCGGGCGCTCGCCGAGGCGGCACGCACACAGGGCGACGCGCAGCCCGCCGCCGGGAAGGTCGTCGTCGGCAAGACCGTCAAGCTGGCCTACCTCTCCCAGGAGGTACACGAGCTCAACCCGAACCTGCGGGTGCTCGAAGCGGTCCAGCAGGTACGGGACCGGGTCGACCTGGGCAAGGGCCGGGAGATGACCGCGGGTCAGCTCTGCGAGCAGTTCGGCTTCTCGAAGGAGAAGCAGTGGACCCCGGTCGGTGACCTCTCGGGTGGTGAGCGGCGCCGGCTCCAGATCCTGCGCCTGCTGATGGACGAGCCGAACGTCCTCTTCCTCGACGAGCCCACCAACGACCTCGACATCGAGACCCTGACCCAGCTGGAGGACCTCCTCGACGGCTGGCCCGGAACGATGATCGTGATCTCTCACGACCGGTTCTTCATCGAGCGGACCACGGACCGGGTGATGGCGCTGCTCGGCGACCGCACGCTGCGGATGCTGCCGCGCGGGATCGACGAGTACCTGGAGCGCAGGCAGCGGATGGAGGAGGCGGCCACCCCCTCCGCCGCACCCGCGGCGGCGAAGGAGAAGGCCGCGTCGGCCGCGAGCGTCTCCCCGCAGGCCGCTCGTGCGGCGAAGAAGGAACTGCAGAAGGTGGAGCGGCAGCTCGACAAGATGTCGACGCGGGAGACCGCGCTGCACGCACAGATCGCGGAAAACGCCACGGACTTCGAGAAGGTGGCGAAGCTGGACGCGGAGCTGCGCGAACTGGTCGCTGAGCGCGATGAGTTGGAGATGCGCTGGCTGGAACTGGCCGAGGACGCCTGA